A region from the Candidatus Bathyarchaeota archaeon genome encodes:
- a CDS encoding 30S ribosomal protein S4e, whose protein sequence is MRKKGGSRHLKRKPAPRFWPIHRKEYVWTVKPKPGPHSLAHSLPLTIIMRDILGFAKTRKEAKTIISKGKVLVDGKTRREEAFPVGLMDVISIPDAEVTYRILSHRKGLILHPIEKDEATFKLCRIENKTVVYHGHIQLNLHDGANKLVQVADPKNPEEDVYQTLNVIKVAIPDGEIIGQIKLAKNATALIIGGKNMGVYGKIVDIEEAKAKERRSLLTTIEDAAGKRFQTTLDFIFATGEGEHSISLPEVR, encoded by the coding sequence TTGAGAAAGAAAGGTGGAAGCAGACACCTGAAAAGAAAGCCAGCGCCAAGATTCTGGCCAATCCACCGCAAAGAATACGTCTGGACTGTAAAACCAAAACCTGGTCCTCACTCACTAGCGCATAGCCTACCATTAACAATAATTATGAGAGACATTTTGGGGTTTGCAAAAACGCGGAAAGAAGCGAAAACTATTATTTCAAAAGGAAAGGTGCTTGTTGACGGAAAAACTCGCAGAGAAGAAGCGTTTCCTGTGGGTTTGATGGATGTCATTTCTATTCCTGACGCAGAGGTAACTTATCGAATTTTGTCGCATAGAAAGGGACTCATTTTGCACCCTATAGAAAAAGATGAAGCTACATTCAAGCTTTGTCGAATAGAAAACAAGACGGTTGTTTACCATGGCCATATTCAACTTAACCTTCACGATGGCGCTAACAAATTAGTACAAGTTGCAGACCCTAAGAACCCTGAAGAAGATGTCTACCAGACCCTCAATGTCATCAAAGTCGCCATCCCTGACGGCGAGATAATCGGACAAATAAAACTGGCGAAAAACGCAACTGCATTAATCATTGGAGGAAAGAACATGGGAGTCTATGGAAAAATCGTAGACATTGAAGAAGCTAAAGCGAAAGAACGTCGCTCACTGTTGACGACAATAGAGGATGCCGCTGGGAAACGTTTCCAGACAACTCTAGATTTCATTTTCGCTACAGGTGAAGGTGAACACTCCATATCGTTGCCCGAGGTGAGATAG
- a CDS encoding 4Fe-4S binding protein, translating to MSQGSSPAKKLDQLKRLIQEKSIKWGADLVGFADFERFNRYPEENRPPEGTKTVIVLAMWMEDPILDLWLHTPSWEDQGKPNRAFEDEILRGVSLRLSLLLEREGYWAEPANYEPGLYLKEAGALAGLGIIGKNNLLITEKYGPRIRLRAVNTNASLKPDLIMKSLDYCHECDKCVDACPANAFDNGKYDKEACLSYCENNMKEISKYSALWCMECSNICPIGKRRAYSNRIQQS from the coding sequence TTGTCTCAAGGAAGCAGTCCTGCGAAGAAACTGGACCAGCTTAAGCGTCTTATTCAGGAAAAGTCCATTAAGTGGGGAGCTGACCTCGTCGGATTTGCGGACTTTGAGAGGTTCAATCGATACCCAGAGGAAAACCGTCCTCCTGAAGGAACCAAGACGGTCATTGTTCTGGCGATGTGGATGGAAGATCCCATTTTGGACCTGTGGCTTCACACCCCTTCCTGGGAGGACCAAGGCAAGCCAAACCGTGCATTTGAAGATGAAATCCTGCGTGGCGTATCACTACGTCTTTCACTTTTGCTTGAACGAGAAGGGTATTGGGCTGAACCCGCAAATTATGAACCAGGGCTCTATCTAAAAGAGGCAGGGGCTCTCGCAGGTTTAGGCATTATTGGCAAAAACAATCTTCTTATAACAGAAAAATACGGTCCACGAATACGCTTACGCGCTGTTAATACTAACGCATCATTGAAACCTGACCTAATTATGAAAAGCCTTGACTACTGCCACGAATGCGACAAATGTGTTGATGCCTGTCCCGCAAACGCATTTGACAATGGAAAATACGATAAAGAGGCTTGCCTCAGCTATTGCGAAAACAACATGAAGGAGATATCAAAATACTCTGCGCTGTGGTGCATGGAGTGTTCAAACATCTGTCCCATCGGCAAACGCAGAGCGTATTCAAACAGGATACAACAATCATGA
- a CDS encoding ribonuclease P protein component 1 → MKVTPAIIQHEFIGLKAKIAKASNPSHIGIAGTIVNETRNTFVILQDNKRKTIAKSQAVFHFTLPDSTIVEIDGQILVGRPEERLKKRIRRIW, encoded by the coding sequence ATGAAAGTCACACCTGCGATAATTCAGCATGAGTTTATCGGTCTCAAAGCAAAAATCGCAAAAGCCTCCAACCCCAGTCACATAGGTATCGCTGGTACAATTGTTAACGAAACACGAAACACGTTTGTAATACTGCAGGACAACAAAAGGAAAACCATAGCAAAAAGCCAAGCAGTTTTCCATTTCACTCTGCCAGATTCCACAATCGTGGAGATTGATGGGCAGATTCTGGTGGGAAGACCTGAAGAGCGCTTGAAAAAGCGAATTAGGAGGATCTGGTAG
- a CDS encoding 30S ribosomal protein S8, with protein sequence MVADTIANGMTTLINNEMRLKRECIISPASKLLGRVLRVMQLGGYIGEFEFIDDGMTGKFKIQLLGRINKCGAIRPRFPVRADEFEKWERSFLPSKDIGILVVSTPRGVTSHKTAKEEKIGGRLLAFVY encoded by the coding sequence ATAGTGGCGGATACAATCGCGAATGGCATGACCACATTGATAAACAACGAGATGCGCCTAAAGCGAGAATGTATAATCAGTCCAGCCTCTAAACTGCTTGGCAGAGTCCTAAGAGTTATGCAACTAGGTGGATACATCGGCGAGTTTGAATTCATAGATGATGGCATGACAGGAAAGTTCAAGATACAACTTCTCGGAAGAATAAACAAATGCGGCGCAATCAGGCCTCGCTTTCCAGTACGAGCAGACGAATTTGAGAAATGGGAAAGAAGCTTTCTTCCTTCAAAGGATATAGGTATCCTTGTCGTATCCACTCCCAGAGGTGTGACTTCTCACAAAACAGCAAAAGAGGAAAAAATAGGGGGCCGTCTATTAGCCTTCGTCTATTAG
- a CDS encoding 30S ribosomal protein S3, producing the protein MSVVKHFIEESIKKTEIDEFLQKKLERAGYGGVDIAKTPLGTHIVIYAMRPGVVIGRGGETIKDLASDLEKFELPNPQISVAEIEIPELNAYVIASRIASGLRRGVHYRRSGYWALKQIMDAGALGVEITISGKLRGQRSKYEKFRAGYLPKSGEPPLVYTRKAEMHVQLKPGILGVKVRIMPPDAKFPDKIIILPQEVKEETAEALEAETPVEAETPMTEKEEEEATE; encoded by the coding sequence ATGTCTGTAGTTAAACATTTTATCGAAGAATCCATAAAAAAGACAGAAATCGACGAATTTTTGCAGAAAAAACTTGAACGGGCAGGTTATGGCGGCGTAGACATCGCAAAGACGCCGCTAGGAACACACATAGTGATCTACGCTATGCGCCCCGGCGTCGTCATCGGTCGAGGGGGAGAAACCATAAAGGACCTCGCAAGCGATTTGGAGAAGTTCGAACTTCCTAATCCCCAAATTTCTGTAGCGGAAATTGAAATCCCCGAACTCAATGCATATGTTATCGCTTCACGTATTGCTTCGGGGTTAAGAAGAGGTGTTCACTATAGAAGATCAGGATATTGGGCGCTTAAGCAAATTATGGATGCTGGAGCATTAGGAGTTGAAATTACTATTAGCGGGAAATTGCGGGGTCAAAGGTCAAAATATGAAAAATTTCGCGCTGGATACTTGCCGAAGAGTGGAGAACCACCATTAGTATACACGAGAAAAGCAGAGATGCATGTCCAGTTAAAACCAGGCATTCTTGGAGTAAAAGTACGCATAATGCCTCCCGACGCCAAGTTCCCAGACAAAATAATCATACTTCCTCAAGAAGTAAAAGAGGAGACAGCTGAAGCACTTGAAGCAGAAACACCTGTAGAAGCCGAAACACCAATGACGGAAAAAGAGGAAGAGGAGGCAACCGAATAA
- a CDS encoding ABC transporter permease: MNALRRVTVIIGYEWKRALAKKKFLALVILVFAVQIIIFVVFNHLFTNPPLGLEVWLEQIKPLMWTLEVLAPQGFFSVLIAIMVAGGSMSEEYEQGTADILLSKPITRMEYIAGKYLGGLSLFSFVMALTTVLGVILSVIFFSPQDSLQFVPHVYLALVYSNLVFLSLAFMFSEALRRTMLALLSTVGVFIASSVISGILTGVHMITGEELYLEASKWLPDWCVSNFPNFVIRELNISVPLFGGTFVSAGETQTLLAGSLIAVYTIVFVAIAVVRIVKSDVTKKTA; encoded by the coding sequence ATGAATGCTCTTAGAAGAGTTACTGTAATCATTGGTTACGAATGGAAGAGAGCCCTAGCCAAAAAAAAGTTCCTTGCGCTAGTTATTTTGGTGTTTGCTGTCCAAATAATCATTTTTGTAGTGTTCAATCATCTTTTTACTAATCCCCCTCTTGGTTTAGAGGTATGGTTGGAGCAAATTAAGCCTTTAATGTGGACTTTGGAAGTATTAGCTCCTCAAGGGTTCTTTTCAGTGCTTATTGCTATTATGGTTGCTGGCGGGTCGATGTCTGAAGAATACGAACAGGGGACGGCCGACATACTATTATCCAAACCGATTACAAGAATGGAGTATATAGCTGGAAAGTATCTTGGTGGATTGTCGCTTTTTAGTTTTGTAATGGCTTTGACAACAGTTCTTGGGGTAATCTTATCCGTTATATTTTTCAGCCCTCAAGATAGTCTTCAGTTTGTTCCACATGTTTACCTAGCGTTGGTTTACTCCAATCTGGTTTTCTTGTCGTTAGCCTTTATGTTTAGCGAAGCTCTTAGGAGAACAATGCTTGCTCTGCTTTCTACTGTTGGCGTTTTCATAGCTTCAAGTGTTATAAGTGGTATTCTAACAGGGGTACACATGATCACGGGAGAAGAGCTTTACCTAGAGGCTAGTAAGTGGCTTCCAGACTGGTGCGTATCAAACTTTCCTAACTTTGTGATTAGAGAGCTTAACATAAGTGTCCCTTTGTTTGGGGGCACCTTTGTCTCCGCAGGAGAGACACAGACTCTTTTAGCAGGATCCCTTATCGCAGTCTACACTATTGTTTTCGTCGCAATAGCTGTCGTCAGAATCGTTAAATCAGATGTTACAAAGAAAACGGCTTGA
- the rplX gene encoding 50S ribosomal protein L24, which produces MQITKPGTQRKKLFQAPAHLRYKHFSAALSPDLKKKHGANAIPVKVGDTVRLMRGDRKGFEGKIIRVDRGKYRIFVEGVTREKVDGTSIQIPIHPSKTMIISLDMTDKWRRKALNRKGVLLEKERHPPAEAVEEREEIKEKPKPKEVAKKPKRKEKKKKEPAKPASKTVKKARKTAKPRRKRTKKAKVEGRSE; this is translated from the coding sequence ATGCAAATTACAAAACCAGGAACACAACGCAAAAAATTGTTTCAAGCTCCTGCTCATCTGCGCTATAAACATTTTTCCGCGGCTTTATCGCCTGATTTGAAGAAGAAGCATGGAGCAAACGCCATTCCTGTGAAAGTAGGCGATACGGTTCGATTAATGAGAGGCGATCGCAAAGGATTTGAAGGTAAAATCATCAGAGTTGACCGTGGAAAATACAGAATTTTCGTTGAAGGCGTCACGCGGGAAAAAGTAGATGGAACGTCAATACAGATTCCAATTCATCCATCAAAAACAATGATTATCAGTCTTGATATGACTGACAAATGGCGCAGAAAGGCGTTAAATCGGAAAGGTGTACTTCTAGAAAAAGAAAGACATCCTCCAGCTGAAGCTGTTGAGGAAAGGGAAGAAATCAAAGAAAAACCAAAGCCGAAAGAAGTGGCAAAGAAGCCTAAGAGAAAGGAGAAGAAGAAAAAAGAACCAGCAAAGCCTGCGTCAAAGACAGTGAAGAAAGCTAGAAAAACCGCGAAACCAAGACGGAAAAGAACAAAAAAAGCCAAAGTTGAAGGGAGAAGTGAATAG
- a CDS encoding 30S ribosomal protein S17, translated as MAFSLKKPKKSCTDPSCPFHGSLSVRGRSLDGLVISAKMDKTAIIRRNYLHYFPKFKRYERRHSHIPAHNPPCLNAKEGDRVKISECRPISKTVAFVIVEKLEEK; from the coding sequence ATGGCATTCTCTTTGAAGAAACCTAAAAAATCATGCACTGACCCTAGTTGTCCCTTTCATGGGAGCCTATCTGTTAGGGGGCGTTCTTTGGATGGCTTGGTTATTAGTGCAAAAATGGATAAAACTGCTATAATTCGACGTAACTATCTTCATTATTTTCCTAAATTTAAACGATACGAGAGAAGACACAGCCACATACCTGCTCACAACCCACCCTGCCTTAATGCGAAAGAAGGCGACAGAGTGAAAATCTCCGAGTGCCGTCCCATAAGCAAGACTGTTGCCTTCGTGATAGTTGAAAAACTGGAGGAAAAATAG
- a CDS encoding 50S ribosomal protein L22 — translation MPKFGYSITEFDTEGTVKASGRELRISPKHAREVCNTIKGMRVDKAKRYLRQVMVKKQPVPFRRFVKKLGHRHGMQKAMVGKYPIKAATKILKVLESAEGNADFKGLDVERLRIIHASAYPGMKVKRAIPRAFGLSSPKNRTLTHIEIVLEEIEEKTEGVA, via the coding sequence ATGCCAAAATTCGGATACTCAATCACAGAATTCGATACTGAAGGAACTGTTAAAGCCAGTGGACGGGAGCTTAGAATATCCCCTAAACACGCAAGAGAAGTGTGCAATACAATCAAAGGCATGCGTGTGGATAAAGCAAAACGATATCTAAGGCAAGTTATGGTAAAAAAACAACCTGTCCCCTTCCGCAGATTCGTGAAAAAGCTGGGCCATAGACATGGAATGCAAAAAGCCATGGTCGGAAAGTATCCGATTAAGGCAGCAACAAAAATCTTGAAAGTTCTTGAAAGCGCAGAAGGTAATGCTGATTTCAAAGGCCTTGACGTTGAACGCCTTCGCATAATCCACGCATCAGCCTACCCTGGAATGAAAGTTAAACGCGCTATACCAAGAGCATTTGGGCTCTCAAGCCCGAAAAACAGAACGCTTACACACATCGAAATTGTTCTAGAAGAAATAGAAGAGAAAACAGAGGGAGTTGCTTAA
- a CDS encoding 50S ribosomal protein L5 produces the protein MSEEEEIRKKWREIPMLKPKIRKVTINMAVGQSGEPLEKAVQVLEQLTGRKPVKRKAKQTIRDFGIRKGEPISCVVTLRKEKAIEFLTKTLQAVDNKIPKKRFDKNGNFSFGIREHIEIPGTKYTPELGIFGMDISVTLGRAGYRVKERRRTRSTIGTNHLLTPEEAMVFIKDTLAVEMT, from the coding sequence TTGTCGGAAGAAGAGGAAATCCGAAAAAAATGGCGAGAAATTCCTATGCTTAAGCCGAAAATCCGGAAGGTAACCATTAACATGGCTGTGGGACAGTCAGGGGAGCCCCTTGAAAAAGCTGTGCAGGTTCTCGAACAACTGACAGGCCGAAAACCTGTAAAGAGGAAAGCCAAGCAAACCATAAGAGATTTTGGAATAAGAAAGGGTGAACCAATCTCCTGCGTTGTAACACTTCGAAAAGAAAAAGCCATAGAATTCCTCACCAAAACACTTCAAGCTGTTGACAATAAAATACCAAAGAAACGTTTCGACAAAAATGGCAACTTTTCCTTCGGGATAAGAGAACATATTGAAATTCCAGGCACAAAATACACGCCAGAGCTTGGAATCTTCGGGATGGATATCTCGGTTACTCTCGGTCGTGCTGGCTATCGCGTCAAAGAACGAAGACGAACTAGATCAACGATCGGCACAAATCATTTGTTAACCCCTGAAGAGGCAATGGTATTCATCAAAGATACTTTAGCGGTTGAGATGACCTGA
- the rpmC gene encoding 50S ribosomal protein L29, producing the protein MPIIRLKDIRDISSEERRKKVTELRTELVRLRTMTKAGGSIENTARIRELRKAVARILTVEHEAKLAEAKEAKKQ; encoded by the coding sequence ATGCCCATAATTCGACTCAAAGACATCCGAGACATATCTTCCGAAGAACGGAGAAAAAAAGTTACAGAATTACGAACCGAACTTGTACGACTAAGAACAATGACGAAGGCAGGGGGTTCTATAGAAAACACCGCACGTATAAGAGAACTTCGCAAAGCCGTCGCTCGCATCCTCACCGTAGAACACGAAGCAAAACTTGCAGAGGCAAAAGAGGCGAAAAAACAATGA
- a CDS encoding DNA-3-methyladenine glycosylase — MRVLSRSFYARDTVVVAEELLGKILVRRTSEGDILARIVEVEAYRGNDDPASHAYRGKTPRNELMFGKAGFVYVYFIYGNHYCLNVTTEREGIPGAVLIRGVEVIDGVELAHKNRRPSSRVNLSNGPGKLTQALNITKKQNGLDLTKTKELLISYPKINENFDTITARRVGIKLGSEKPWRFYVKNNKHVSKP; from the coding sequence ATGAGAGTTTTGTCACGCAGTTTTTACGCTCGAGACACAGTTGTCGTTGCAGAAGAATTATTAGGCAAAATTTTGGTCAGACGAACATCTGAAGGAGATATTTTAGCTAGGATAGTTGAAGTTGAAGCTTATAGAGGAAACGATGACCCAGCAAGTCATGCATACAGAGGCAAGACGCCTAGAAACGAGCTGATGTTCGGAAAGGCAGGCTTTGTGTATGTATATTTCATTTATGGAAATCATTACTGCCTTAACGTCACGACTGAGAGAGAGGGCATTCCAGGTGCTGTTCTGATAAGAGGAGTCGAAGTAATTGACGGCGTCGAATTGGCCCATAAAAACAGAAGACCAAGCTCTCGGGTCAACTTGTCAAATGGCCCAGGGAAACTGACACAAGCCCTAAACATAACAAAAAAGCAGAACGGCCTAGATCTAACTAAAACAAAAGAACTCCTTATCAGTTATCCGAAGATCAATGAAAATTTCGATACAATCACTGCAAGAAGAGTTGGAATAAAACTCGGCAGCGAAAAGCCTTGGCGATTCTACGTCAAAAACAACAAACATGTCTCGAAACCGTAA
- a CDS encoding 50S ribosomal protein L14 has product MLGQKPKVTRGVQCGTMLKCADNTGARKLKLIQVIGYKGRLRRVPAAGVGDLIMTSVRKGLPDMRKKLFRAVVVRQRMPFRRAEGIWVQFEDNAAVIMTTEGEMKGSEIRGPVAREAAERWPRIASAASIIV; this is encoded by the coding sequence ATGCTTGGGCAAAAACCGAAAGTCACAAGGGGCGTCCAATGCGGCACCATGTTGAAATGCGCCGATAACACCGGCGCTAGAAAACTCAAACTTATCCAAGTCATCGGATACAAAGGACGGCTAAGGCGTGTTCCAGCAGCTGGTGTAGGCGATTTGATAATGACCTCTGTACGGAAAGGGTTGCCAGACATGCGAAAAAAACTTTTCCGAGCAGTCGTTGTGCGACAGAGAATGCCCTTCCGTCGTGCAGAAGGTATCTGGGTTCAGTTTGAGGACAACGCGGCAGTCATAATGACCACTGAAGGAGAAATGAAAGGTTCCGAGATTAGAGGTCCAGTGGCGAGAGAAGCAGCAGAGCGATGGCCTAGAATAGCGAGCGCTGCAAGCATAATAGTGTAG
- a CDS encoding 50S ribosomal protein L6 — translation MRLLEVEKTVEVPEGVDVKIDGRAVTISGEKGTLTRDFSHAPLSIQKEEKLIKIRTDWPRKKEAATVATISSHIQNMITGVTKGFTYKLKIVFSHFPISVKVEQKKVLIENFTGERSPRTAKIVGDTAVSVKSDDVIVQGINLEDVSQTAANIEQGTRVKRKDPRVFLDGIYVYERLKGTET, via the coding sequence ATGCGCTTATTGGAAGTCGAAAAAACTGTTGAAGTCCCCGAAGGCGTGGACGTCAAAATAGATGGCAGAGCAGTAACCATATCAGGAGAGAAGGGAACGTTAACCAGAGATTTCTCTCACGCACCTCTATCTATTCAAAAGGAAGAAAAACTGATAAAAATTCGAACAGATTGGCCTCGCAAAAAAGAGGCTGCAACAGTTGCAACTATAAGTTCTCACATTCAAAATATGATAACGGGAGTAACTAAGGGATTCACATACAAATTAAAAATCGTTTTTTCTCACTTTCCAATATCCGTCAAAGTCGAACAAAAGAAAGTTCTAATAGAGAACTTTACGGGCGAACGCAGTCCACGCACAGCAAAAATAGTGGGGGACACAGCAGTTTCAGTTAAATCCGACGACGTAATTGTTCAGGGAATCAACTTGGAAGACGTAAGCCAGACAGCAGCAAACATCGAACAAGGAACAAGAGTCAAAAGAAAAGATCCGCGTGTGTTTCTCGATGGCATATACGTGTATGAGCGTCTCAAGGGGACAGAAACTTGA
- a CDS encoding ribbon-helix-helix domain-containing protein, protein MDKKEEDEELGACCEGESGKPHKLMIKMCCPEGEDAEKVHEKILMKLGKHLGGRGNVVVTRLNDEDLKQIDALVEVEAFKSRSEAAAFFIKEGIQARKDLFQKVMPTVDKIRELKKQAKMSLTT, encoded by the coding sequence ATGGATAAAAAGGAAGAAGATGAAGAGTTGGGTGCTTGCTGCGAAGGTGAATCCGGAAAACCACATAAACTCATGATAAAAATGTGTTGTCCTGAAGGTGAAGATGCTGAAAAAGTTCACGAAAAGATTCTCATGAAACTGGGCAAGCATCTTGGAGGTCGAGGTAATGTTGTGGTGACCAGATTGAATGATGAAGACCTCAAGCAGATTGATGCTCTGGTTGAAGTAGAAGCCTTCAAGAGTAGATCTGAAGCTGCAGCGTTCTTTATAAAAGAAGGAATACAAGCTCGCAAAGACCTATTTCAAAAGGTCATGCCGACAGTAGACAAAATTAGAGAATTAAAAAAACAAGCTAAAATGTCATTAACCACATAA
- a CDS encoding tRNA (adenine-N1)-methyltransferase, producing MPRRQIIRNGDNILLYLNKKRSYLVKAEKGKSFHTHKGYIQFDNLIGKKYGTQLLSSLNIEFVALKPALRDFIFKAQRKTQIIYPKDISLIVMFGGIGPGNRVIEAGTGAGALTTALAFYIKPRGRVYSYDIRPEFQEVALKNLKKAQVEKYVELKNKDITLGIDEKDVDAVVLDLATPWLVILHAYSALKGSGNVVSFSPTIDQIVKTVEALKENGFVDIGTFECIMRGMQVARGKTRPQTFMTGHTGYVTYARKAL from the coding sequence ATGCCTAGGCGTCAAATTATTCGAAATGGCGATAACATTCTCCTATACCTTAACAAAAAACGCTCCTACTTGGTCAAAGCAGAAAAAGGCAAGAGTTTCCACACACACAAAGGCTATATTCAGTTCGACAATTTAATTGGCAAAAAATACGGTACACAGCTGCTTAGTAGCTTAAACATAGAATTTGTAGCTCTAAAACCAGCTCTTCGCGACTTCATTTTCAAAGCTCAGCGAAAAACTCAGATAATATACCCCAAAGACATATCCTTGATAGTCATGTTTGGTGGAATAGGCCCTGGAAACCGCGTCATTGAGGCAGGCACAGGTGCAGGTGCTTTAACTACCGCTCTAGCTTTCTACATTAAGCCACGAGGACGAGTCTACAGCTACGATATTCGACCAGAATTTCAAGAAGTCGCCCTTAAAAACCTGAAAAAAGCCCAAGTCGAAAAGTATGTCGAGCTCAAAAACAAAGACATAACATTAGGCATCGATGAAAAAGATGTTGATGCAGTTGTTTTGGATTTGGCAACTCCGTGGCTTGTGATACTCCATGCTTATTCAGCACTGAAAGGCAGTGGAAACGTTGTATCCTTCAGTCCTACAATCGACCAAATCGTAAAGACCGTTGAAGCCCTGAAGGAAAACGGGTTTGTTGACATAGGCACATTTGAATGTATAATGCGTGGAATGCAAGTAGCGCGGGGAAAAACTCGACCGCAGACGTTCATGACTGGGCATACAGGCTATGTAACGTATGCTCGCAAAGCACTCTAA
- a CDS encoding ABC transporter ATP-binding protein, whose protein sequence is MPQSVIAVSDLTKFYGDFKALDSVSFTVEKGWIYGYLGPNGAGKTTTIRTMLGLLKPDQGEAKINGVNPSEDPVQALQSLGYAPELPTLQAFFTGEQLLDIMGKMFGLDGMARKKRVKQLLDLVGLKEWGSKKVGKYSKGMVQRLSMALALINDPVVLIMDEPTIGMDPEATAHFRDLFTTFSKQGKTIFISSHLLDEVQRICTHVGMINKGRMVFTGPMEQVLEAFTQRWVVEAELEKVTKTVVSNLEKLDYVEGVKVEGNKLRIELKEKKDLRGEISSEIFKRKGVLLSLNLGKITLEDAYLRALRGGQ, encoded by the coding sequence TTGCCCCAATCAGTCATAGCAGTTTCAGATCTCACAAAGTTCTACGGAGATTTCAAAGCGTTAGATTCTGTCTCCTTTACAGTGGAAAAAGGGTGGATATATGGCTATCTAGGTCCAAATGGAGCGGGCAAAACTACAACCATAAGAACCATGCTTGGCCTTCTAAAGCCAGATCAAGGTGAAGCCAAAATAAACGGTGTCAACCCGTCTGAAGATCCAGTTCAAGCCCTCCAAAGTCTTGGATATGCTCCGGAACTGCCAACCTTGCAGGCTTTCTTCACTGGAGAGCAACTACTGGACATCATGGGAAAGATGTTTGGGTTAGATGGAATGGCGAGGAAGAAGAGGGTTAAGCAACTTCTTGACTTGGTTGGCTTAAAAGAGTGGGGCAGCAAGAAGGTTGGAAAGTATAGTAAAGGAATGGTTCAGAGACTCTCTATGGCTTTGGCCCTCATCAATGATCCCGTGGTTCTCATCATGGATGAGCCTACGATTGGTATGGACCCAGAAGCCACAGCTCACTTCAGAGATCTCTTTACAACCTTTTCAAAACAAGGTAAAACTATCTTCATATCCTCACATCTCCTAGACGAGGTTCAACGCATCTGTACTCATGTGGGAATGATAAATAAGGGGAGAATGGTCTTCACAGGCCCAATGGAACAGGTGTTGGAGGCTTTTACCCAGAGATGGGTTGTTGAAGCAGAACTGGAAAAGGTAACGAAAACGGTAGTCTCAAATCTTGAAAAGCTAGATTACGTTGAAGGAGTTAAGGTGGAGGGAAATAAGCTAAGGATAGAACTGAAGGAGAAGAAGGACTTGAGAGGCGAAATTTCCTCAGAAATCTTCAAACGAAAAGGCGTGTTACTAAGTCTTAACCTGGGCAAGATAACGTTAGAAGACGCTTACCTACGCGCTCTGAGGGGAGGTCAATAA
- a CDS encoding 30S ribosomal protein S14, producing MGKQRPKKERKFGKGSRPCRRCGSYGPIIRRYNLYICRQCFREIARKLGFKKYE from the coding sequence ATGGGAAAACAGAGACCTAAGAAAGAACGAAAATTCGGTAAGGGCAGCAGACCTTGTAGAAGATGTGGCTCTTACGGCCCAATAATCCGGCGTTACAATTTATATATATGCCGGCAATGCTTTAGGGAGATAGCCCGAAAACTTGGGTTTAAAAAATACGAATAA
- a CDS encoding flavodoxin family protein, whose protein sequence is MKVIAIQSSPNLDGLTSSLAQAVLNGVRNEGGTVELIHLNKLNLEPCIACDNGWGKCRDEGVCAHEDDFQNLTDEIAKCDALVFATPVYWHDLSESAKIFLDRLRRCETGLDFKTFAGKKAIGIASAGGSGRGAIRALYNLEDYLRRLGFDIFDLVPVTRFSKDHKLEMLEKVGRRLIRG, encoded by the coding sequence ATGAAAGTTATTGCTATTCAGTCAAGTCCAAACTTGGATGGGTTGACGTCTAGTCTCGCGCAAGCCGTTCTTAACGGTGTCAGAAATGAGGGTGGGACGGTTGAACTTATTCACCTAAACAAATTGAACCTTGAGCCATGCATTGCCTGTGATAACGGATGGGGCAAGTGTAGGGATGAAGGAGTCTGCGCTCATGAAGATGACTTCCAGAATTTGACGGATGAAATAGCTAAATGTGATGCATTAGTTTTTGCCACCCCTGTGTACTGGCATGACTTAAGCGAGTCCGCTAAGATTTTTTTGGACCGTCTTCGCCGGTGCGAGACCGGTTTAGACTTTAAGACTTTTGCTGGCAAAAAAGCGATTGGAATAGCCTCGGCTGGTGGAAGCGGTCGAGGTGCAATTCGCGCCCTATATAATCTTGAAGATTATCTTAGGAGGCTTGGGTTTGACATCTTCGATTTAGTTCCAGTCACTCGGTTCTCAAAGGACCACAAGCTTGAGATGTTAGAAAAGGTAGGTAGACGCCTGATTAGAGGATAA